In the genome of Deinococcus deserti VCD115, one region contains:
- a CDS encoding ammonium transporter, with the protein MSRWWLAVFLSGSAFAQTGGQTARIDTGDTAFMLVAAALVMLMAPGLAIFYGGLVRASSVLNTMMMSFAAMGIAAVAWIAVGYSLAFGPGGNALIGGLSQAGLAGTLSGVTGTLPTPLFVIFQLLFAVITLAVVSGSVVERMRFPAFVLFGTIWVLVVYAPLAHWVWSTDGWLFKLGLLDFAGGTVVEVASGVSGLVAALVLGPRFGFPRYVSIPHNVPLVLLGTGLLWFGWLGFNAGSALAANGIAAISLLNTNAAAAAALLVWMLWETVRTGKPTAVGAATGAVVGLVAITPGCGFVTPGAALLIGAVASTVSYFLVANKHRLFPDDALDVFACHGVAGIVGTLLTGILATPLVNPLGNGLIAGNPHQVIVQMIGILGAAALAAGGTFLSLKIVGLVMPLRMTEKEEIGGVDLSSHQEEGYETESPLGAPVFIAGD; encoded by the coding sequence ATGAGTCGATGGTGGCTCGCCGTTTTTCTGTCCGGATCTGCTTTTGCGCAGACAGGGGGGCAGACGGCACGGATCGATACGGGTGACACTGCTTTTATGCTGGTTGCCGCGGCACTGGTAATGTTGATGGCTCCTGGCCTGGCAATCTTTTATGGCGGTCTGGTCCGGGCCAGCAGCGTCCTCAATACCATGATGATGAGCTTCGCGGCCATGGGCATCGCAGCGGTCGCCTGGATCGCTGTGGGTTACAGCCTGGCCTTTGGCCCAGGGGGCAACGCCCTGATCGGCGGGCTCTCGCAAGCCGGTCTGGCGGGGACTTTAAGCGGAGTGACAGGTACGCTGCCTACGCCCCTGTTCGTTATTTTCCAGCTTCTTTTTGCAGTCATTACTCTCGCAGTCGTCAGTGGAAGTGTGGTTGAGCGCATGCGCTTTCCTGCATTTGTCTTGTTCGGCACCATCTGGGTTCTCGTGGTCTATGCGCCTCTTGCCCACTGGGTCTGGAGCACAGATGGATGGCTCTTTAAACTCGGACTGCTGGATTTTGCCGGCGGCACCGTTGTCGAGGTTGCCAGCGGCGTGAGCGGACTGGTTGCCGCGCTGGTGCTTGGACCACGTTTCGGTTTTCCCCGGTACGTGAGTATTCCGCACAATGTGCCCCTGGTGCTGCTCGGTACGGGTCTGCTCTGGTTTGGCTGGCTGGGGTTCAATGCCGGGAGTGCGCTGGCGGCCAACGGGATTGCTGCGATTTCTCTGCTGAATACCAACGCCGCTGCTGCTGCCGCTCTTCTGGTGTGGATGCTGTGGGAAACTGTGCGGACGGGTAAACCTACAGCTGTGGGCGCCGCAACAGGGGCTGTCGTCGGTCTGGTCGCTATCACGCCGGGCTGCGGCTTTGTCACTCCCGGCGCTGCTTTGCTGATCGGCGCAGTTGCGAGCACCGTGTCGTATTTCCTGGTGGCCAATAAGCACCGGCTGTTCCCTGATGACGCTCTGGACGTTTTCGCCTGTCATGGGGTGGCCGGCATTGTCGGTACGTTGCTGACCGGGATCCTCGCGACGCCCCTGGTCAACCCCCTCGGGAACGGCCTGATAGCTGGTAACCCCCATCAGGTCATCGTGCAGATGATCGGCATCCTTGGTGCAGCCGCACTCGCAGCCGGCGGGACCTTCCTGAGCCTGAAGATTGTTGGTCTCGTCATGCCACTACGGATGACAGAGAAAGAGGAAATAGGCGGCGTGGACCTGTCCTCTCATCAGGAGGAGGGTTACGAAACCGAGAGTCCTCTGGGAGCTCCGGTGTTTATCGCGGGGGACTGA
- a CDS encoding P-II family nitrogen regulator: MKLVTAVVRPERVQQVKEALFQAGISGITLSRVSGHGGEQEIVEHYRGTRVMVEFRDKVEFRMAVSEPFVQLAVDAIVRGARTGEVGDGKIFVQPLERVVRIRTAEEGHAALTPVNETRLNPEGGQ; the protein is encoded by the coding sequence ATGAAATTGGTGACAGCGGTGGTCCGTCCTGAACGGGTGCAACAGGTGAAAGAAGCCCTGTTTCAGGCGGGTATCAGTGGGATCACACTCAGCCGGGTGTCCGGTCATGGTGGAGAACAGGAAATTGTTGAGCACTACCGGGGCACACGCGTTATGGTCGAGTTCCGGGACAAGGTGGAGTTCCGGATGGCTGTTTCTGAACCCTTCGTTCAGCTGGCTGTCGACGCCATTGTGCGGGGCGCACGCACTGGAGAAGTCGGGGACGGCAAGATTTTCGTGCAACCGCTGGAGCGGGTAGTGCGCATTCGGACCGCCGAGGAAGGGCACGCGGCCCTGACTCCTGTGAACGAGACACGCTTGAATCCAGAAGGTGGACAATGA
- a CDS encoding B12-binding domain-containing radical SAM protein has protein sequence MSYWRNELKPMLDAETGTLFKQAPIRVTLAFPNRYSVGMASLGYQVIYRMFNQEEGVACERAFLPDDVEAFERTGQALPTVESGRDAGDCELFALSVSFELDLTNIIRTLAVAGMRPLREERDDSDPVVMIGGPFTSSNPYPLTPFADVIIIGDGEQIVPVISEALRESQTREDFYDLVDGMPGIFLPSRHTHEPKWATAPKELLPAYSQIVTPHSELSNMFLVEAQRGCPRPCTFCLARTMYGPNRNNQAQELLDVIPDWAEKVGLVGAALSDFPHTKFVGRTLTDRGVKLGVSSIRADTVDAELAEILKAGGLRTFTVASDAPSERLRRWLKKGITTEDLLKTAQISRDLNFSGLKVYMMIGLGPENDDDITELISFTKELAGINRIALGISPFVPKRHTPHFADPFAGVQTIEKRLKRIQKELRTTAELRNVSAKWAWVESVIARGGPEVGMAAYQIYRNESIGAWKKALEEVGWSDEFESNTPAIDLPPGQYESGDVSAHAQGLAV, from the coding sequence TTGTCGTACTGGCGCAATGAACTTAAACCGATGCTCGACGCGGAAACAGGCACCCTGTTCAAGCAGGCTCCTATTCGCGTCACGCTCGCGTTTCCCAACCGCTACAGCGTAGGCATGGCCTCGCTGGGCTATCAGGTGATCTACCGCATGTTCAACCAGGAAGAAGGGGTCGCCTGCGAACGCGCTTTTCTTCCGGACGATGTCGAGGCTTTCGAACGGACCGGACAGGCCCTGCCTACCGTGGAATCCGGGCGTGACGCGGGAGACTGTGAACTGTTCGCCCTGAGCGTCAGCTTCGAGCTGGACCTGACCAACATCATCCGCACCCTGGCTGTGGCGGGCATGCGCCCTCTGCGTGAAGAGCGCGATGACAGCGATCCGGTGGTTATGATCGGTGGGCCTTTCACCAGTTCCAACCCCTACCCGCTGACCCCCTTTGCCGACGTGATCATCATCGGTGACGGTGAGCAGATTGTTCCGGTGATCAGCGAGGCGCTGCGGGAGTCGCAGACCCGGGAGGACTTCTACGACCTCGTGGATGGCATGCCCGGTATTTTCCTGCCCTCCCGGCATACCCACGAGCCCAAGTGGGCCACGGCGCCCAAGGAGCTCCTGCCGGCCTACAGCCAGATCGTCACGCCGCACAGTGAGCTGAGCAACATGTTCCTGGTTGAAGCGCAGCGCGGTTGCCCGCGTCCCTGTACCTTCTGCCTGGCCCGGACCATGTACGGCCCGAACCGCAACAACCAGGCTCAGGAACTGCTGGATGTCATTCCCGACTGGGCAGAGAAGGTCGGGCTGGTCGGCGCGGCCCTGAGTGATTTCCCGCATACCAAGTTTGTGGGCCGCACCCTGACCGACCGCGGCGTCAAGCTGGGCGTCAGTTCCATTCGTGCCGATACCGTCGATGCGGAACTGGCCGAAATTCTCAAGGCCGGTGGCCTGCGCACCTTCACGGTGGCCAGCGATGCCCCCAGCGAGCGCCTGCGCCGGTGGCTCAAGAAAGGCATTACGACCGAGGACCTGCTCAAGACGGCACAGATCAGCCGGGACCTGAATTTCAGCGGTCTGAAGGTGTACATGATGATCGGTCTGGGTCCAGAGAACGACGACGACATTACAGAGCTGATTTCCTTTACCAAGGAACTGGCAGGCATCAACCGGATTGCCCTGGGCATCAGCCCGTTTGTCCCCAAGCGGCACACGCCCCACTTCGCTGACCCTTTCGCCGGCGTGCAGACCATTGAAAAGCGCCTCAAGCGCATTCAGAAGGAACTGCGGACCACTGCTGAACTGCGCAACGTATCTGCCAAATGGGCCTGGGTGGAAAGCGTGATCGCACGTGGTGGCCCTGAGGTTGGCATGGCGGCGTACCAGATCTACCGGAACGAGAGCATCGGCGCCTGGAAGAAGGCTCTGGAGGAAGTGGGCTGGAGCGATGAGTTCGAGAGCAATACTCCAGCCATCGATCTGCCCCCTGGGCAGTATGAGAGCGGCGATGTCAGTGCCCACGCACAGGGACTCGCCGTCTGA
- a CDS encoding class I SAM-dependent methyltransferase produces MSNPDRFLGRADVYAAARPGYPDALGEWLASQNLLAGLVADLGAGTGLFTRLLLAHGAQVIAVEPNPEMRAQLPAGLETHIQSGQLAVQAGTSETTGLAVSSVRLVTAAQAAHWFEPEATLRELRRILRPEGRVLFVWNDWRGVDAPFNRAYGAVVASHQDAGTPELATRVPESELPRFMPGGWEHRIFDNPLEASRERLRALAGSVSYLPAPGDPRSVALYQDLDRAFDAHEHEGLVTLTYRTHAFLGRLD; encoded by the coding sequence TTGAGCAACCCTGACCGTTTTCTCGGCCGTGCAGACGTGTATGCCGCCGCCCGGCCCGGCTACCCGGACGCGCTGGGCGAGTGGCTGGCATCGCAGAACCTCCTGGCTGGACTCGTGGCAGACCTGGGCGCAGGTACAGGCCTGTTTACTCGCCTGTTGCTGGCCCACGGTGCCCAGGTAATCGCGGTGGAGCCCAACCCCGAGATGCGTGCGCAGCTTCCAGCCGGGTTGGAGACGCATATCCAGTCCGGACAGCTTGCTGTACAGGCCGGCACCTCCGAAACGACCGGACTGGCGGTCAGCTCAGTCAGGCTGGTCACTGCCGCTCAAGCTGCTCACTGGTTTGAGCCTGAAGCGACCTTACGTGAGCTCCGGCGGATCCTTCGCCCGGAGGGCCGGGTGCTGTTTGTCTGGAACGACTGGCGTGGTGTCGATGCTCCGTTTAACCGTGCGTATGGTGCTGTGGTAGCAAGCCACCAGGACGCTGGAACTCCGGAGCTGGCGACCCGGGTGCCCGAGTCAGAGTTGCCCCGTTTTATGCCGGGAGGATGGGAACACCGGATCTTCGATAACCCGCTTGAAGCGTCCCGTGAGCGGCTGCGTGCCCTGGCCGGCAGTGTGAGCTACCTGCCGGCCCCTGGAGACCCGCGCTCTGTGGCGCTGTATCAGGACCTTGACCGTGCGTTCGATGCCCACGAGCACGAAGGTCTGGTCACGCTGACGTACCGCACCCACGCCTTTCTGGGCCGCCTGGATTGA
- a CDS encoding L-aspartate oxidase, with translation MKVVDTELLVIGGGVAGAYAALTARTFGADVVLACKTPLTGGSTRWAQGGIAAPAGPGDEAAHGEDTLRAGRGLCEPETVARFVAEARAHVETLRDLGVAFSPIHTLEGGHSCPRIRHTGDATGHAISEALARALEATQGAGLRLLEGAFASNLRLHAGQVVGADLITPQGPVHVRAGAVLLATGGFGQLFPVTTAPPEGTGDGLALAYRAGAALRDLEFVQFHPTAVVIGGKAHLVTEAARGEGGVLRNAHGERFMTRYDPQLELAPRDTVARAIAAEISRTGRVDLDLRHLGEAFVHARFPTVSQTLAGLGLNMGRDLIAVQPAVHYTMGGVQTDTYGRTTIPGLYAAGEVASSGLHGANRLASNSLSEGLVFGARAAREALAVGSLPLHDGEAVPAPGADTAGLPALRARVAGAAGLLRSGAGLRAVLDAQPLPASPTLSRAALEAANLELLAGLLIRAALSREESRGGHARQDFPCEAPQAVHTVQTYEGTVATLTAVPVRQSVLRFSA, from the coding sequence GTGAAGGTTGTGGACACGGAACTCCTGGTAATTGGCGGCGGCGTGGCCGGTGCGTATGCGGCCCTGACCGCCCGCACCTTCGGAGCAGATGTCGTGCTGGCCTGCAAGACACCGTTGACGGGCGGCTCGACGCGCTGGGCGCAGGGGGGTATTGCGGCGCCCGCCGGGCCAGGAGATGAAGCAGCACACGGGGAGGACACCCTGCGCGCCGGGCGGGGCCTGTGCGAGCCGGAAACAGTGGCCCGCTTTGTGGCCGAGGCCCGCGCGCACGTCGAGACGCTGCGCGATCTGGGTGTGGCCTTCTCCCCTATCCATACCCTGGAAGGGGGGCACAGCTGCCCCCGTATCCGCCACACCGGTGACGCCACCGGCCATGCCATCAGCGAGGCTCTGGCCCGCGCACTGGAAGCCACCCAGGGGGCTGGGCTCCGCCTGCTGGAAGGGGCTTTTGCCAGCAACCTGCGGCTGCACGCCGGCCAGGTGGTGGGCGCCGACCTGATCACGCCGCAGGGACCTGTGCACGTGCGTGCCGGAGCGGTCCTGCTGGCGACCGGAGGCTTCGGGCAGCTGTTTCCCGTCACCACCGCTCCTCCTGAAGGCACCGGAGATGGCTTGGCGCTGGCCTACCGGGCCGGGGCGGCGCTGCGCGACCTGGAATTCGTGCAGTTTCATCCGACTGCAGTAGTGATAGGGGGCAAGGCACATCTGGTGACGGAAGCCGCGCGCGGAGAAGGAGGCGTGTTGCGCAATGCCCATGGTGAGCGCTTCATGACCCGTTACGATCCGCAACTGGAACTTGCCCCCCGCGACACGGTCGCCCGGGCCATCGCCGCAGAAATTTCCCGGACTGGCCGGGTTGACCTGGACCTGCGCCACCTGGGAGAAGCCTTTGTGCACGCGCGTTTTCCAACCGTCAGCCAAACGCTTGCTGGCCTGGGCCTGAATATGGGGCGCGATCTTATTGCGGTGCAGCCTGCGGTGCACTACACGATGGGCGGCGTACAGACTGACACTTACGGCCGCACGACCATTCCTGGGCTCTACGCTGCGGGCGAGGTGGCCTCTTCCGGACTGCACGGCGCCAACCGGCTGGCCAGCAACAGCCTTTCGGAGGGTCTGGTGTTCGGAGCGCGGGCAGCGCGGGAAGCGCTGGCTGTAGGAAGCCTGCCGCTCCATGACGGGGAAGCTGTCCCAGCTCCCGGCGCGGACACGGCGGGTTTACCCGCCCTCCGTGCCCGGGTTGCTGGTGCGGCCGGTCTCCTTCGCAGTGGAGCCGGGTTGCGTGCGGTGCTGGATGCTCAGCCCCTCCCAGCCAGTCCCACCTTGTCCCGCGCAGCGCTGGAAGCTGCAAACCTCGAGCTGCTGGCCGGACTGCTGATCCGCGCCGCCCTGTCGCGCGAGGAGTCAAGAGGGGGTCATGCCCGGCAGGACTTTCCATGTGAGGCGCCCCAGGCCGTTCATACAGTCCAGACATACGAAGGCACGGTAGCCACACTTACGGCTGTTCCAGTACGGCAGAGCGTGCTAAGGTTCAGCGCGTGA
- the nadC gene encoding carboxylating nicotinate-nucleotide diphosphorylase: MLSLDDRLRAALAEDIGRGDATTLATIPASQTARAEVLMKESGVLSGLDVAARVFTLMDPRLTVRWSAVDGEQRERGPIGVIEGPARSLLSAERLALNLLQRLSGVATQTRRHVDALGSGHTQLLDTRKTTPLWRDLEKQAVRHGGGLNHRAGLDDGILIKDNHVAAAGGVTEAICRARTHAYLLKVECEVSDLAGLREALRAGADRVLLDNMNDDLLAEAVAVRNELAPHVTLEASGNMTLERLPKVATSGVDYVSVGALTHSAPALDISLNFLSSRTETQA; encoded by the coding sequence GTGCTGAGCCTTGATGACCGGCTCCGTGCCGCGCTGGCTGAGGATATCGGGCGTGGTGACGCGACCACTCTGGCCACCATTCCGGCGTCGCAGACAGCCCGGGCAGAGGTCCTGATGAAAGAAAGCGGGGTACTCAGTGGCCTGGACGTCGCCGCGCGGGTGTTTACTCTGATGGACCCGAGGCTGACCGTCCGGTGGAGTGCCGTGGACGGCGAGCAACGCGAGCGGGGCCCGATTGGCGTGATTGAAGGTCCGGCCCGCAGCCTGCTGAGCGCCGAGCGTCTCGCCCTGAACCTGCTGCAGCGGCTGTCCGGCGTGGCCACGCAGACGCGGCGCCACGTGGACGCCCTGGGCTCCGGTCATACGCAACTGCTCGACACCCGCAAAACCACACCTCTGTGGCGTGATCTGGAAAAGCAGGCCGTACGCCATGGTGGGGGGCTGAACCACCGCGCCGGTCTGGACGACGGCATCCTGATCAAGGACAACCATGTGGCGGCGGCCGGGGGCGTGACCGAGGCGATCTGCCGTGCGCGCACTCACGCCTACCTGCTGAAGGTGGAATGTGAGGTCTCGGACCTAGCCGGTCTCCGTGAGGCCCTGCGCGCCGGGGCAGACCGGGTGCTGCTGGACAACATGAACGACGACCTGCTGGCCGAGGCGGTTGCCGTGCGCAATGAACTCGCTCCGCACGTCACCCTGGAAGCCAGCGGCAACATGACCCTGGAGCGTCTGCCGAAGGTCGCGACCAGCGGCGTGGACTACGTCAGCGTGGGGGCGCTGACGCATTCCGCTCCGGCGCTGGACATCAGCCTGAATTTTCTATCCTCCCGCACCGAGACCCAAGCATGA
- the nadA gene encoding quinolinate synthase NadA, which produces MTDRPVTPVIPRPQTPHRDLLQLEVLPDEAQMRADIEQLRQEKNAVILAHNYQRPEVQVIADFVGDSLGLSRQAARTDAEVIVFAGVHFMAETAAILNPHKTVLLPDLRAGCSLADTVTAQGVRDWKASNPGGLVVTYVNTTADVKAESDYCCTSGNAVQVVQSLPQDVPVLFAPDRFLAAHVIRETGRAMDVWDGACHVHEAIRPEDVQSQQAAYPDAELLIHPECGCSSRILSAIPELQLYSTEGMIHRAQASAAQEFIVVTETGMVTRLQHDVPGKTFIPVSRTACCEYMKMITLGNILESLQNLQPRVTVPEEIRTRALLPIERMLAIG; this is translated from the coding sequence ATGACCGACCGTCCCGTCACTCCCGTCATCCCCCGCCCCCAGACGCCGCACCGTGATCTGCTGCAACTGGAGGTGCTGCCGGACGAGGCCCAGATGCGGGCTGACATCGAGCAGCTGCGCCAGGAGAAAAACGCTGTCATTCTGGCGCACAACTATCAGCGCCCGGAAGTCCAGGTCATCGCGGATTTTGTAGGTGACTCGCTGGGCCTGTCGCGGCAGGCTGCCCGGACAGACGCCGAAGTTATCGTGTTTGCCGGGGTGCACTTCATGGCCGAAACCGCAGCGATTCTCAACCCGCACAAAACCGTGCTGCTGCCTGACCTGCGCGCCGGCTGTTCGCTGGCCGATACCGTCACGGCGCAGGGCGTCCGCGACTGGAAGGCATCGAACCCAGGCGGTCTGGTCGTGACGTACGTGAATACCACAGCGGACGTCAAGGCCGAGTCGGATTACTGCTGCACCAGCGGCAACGCTGTGCAGGTCGTGCAGAGCCTGCCTCAGGACGTACCTGTCCTGTTTGCACCCGACCGCTTCCTGGCGGCCCATGTTATCCGCGAGACGGGGCGGGCCATGGACGTCTGGGACGGAGCGTGTCATGTTCACGAGGCCATCCGCCCCGAGGACGTGCAGAGCCAGCAGGCGGCTTACCCAGACGCCGAGCTGCTGATTCACCCGGAGTGCGGCTGCTCCAGCCGTATTCTGTCGGCCATTCCTGAACTGCAGCTGTATTCCACCGAGGGCATGATCCACCGGGCGCAGGCCAGCGCCGCGCAGGAATTCATCGTGGTCACTGAAACTGGCATGGTAACCCGCTTGCAGCACGACGTGCCCGGCAAGACCTTTATTCCGGTCAGCCGCACGGCCTGCTGCGAGTACATGAAGATGATCACGCTGGGCAACATCCTGGAGAGCCTGCAAAACCTTCAGCCGCGCGTGACGGTTCCTGAGGAGATCCGCACGCGGGCGCTGCTGCCCATCGAGCGCATGCTGGCGATTGGTTGA